Proteins encoded by one window of Lycium barbarum isolate Lr01 chromosome 11, ASM1917538v2, whole genome shotgun sequence:
- the LOC132617736 gene encoding G-type lectin S-receptor-like serine/threonine-protein kinase At2g19130 produces MDIKNNSFLFISLLYLCFSLKTHLSYGADTISANKSLSGDQTITSSGLKFKLGFFKPGNSSNYYIGIWYNRITQTVVWVANREIPVSDNTTAELKILDGNLVLVNESKTPIWSTNISSSKSNSVVAVLWDDGNLVLTDRTNSGPPLWQSFDNPGNTWLPGSKLSYNTVTKTKQLLTSWKSLDDPTPGLYSLELDPIEKRYIIRWNRTEQYYDTGSWNGLIFSGVPEMRYNYLYNFSYQVEKNESYFTYSLYNASVISRFIMDVSGQIKQLSWLDNSNQWNLFWTQPRSQCQVYAFCGPFATCQESLPFCNCLDGFKHSSETDWNLNDFSGGCKRKTKLQCGNANGKKDGFWMYPGMKVPKNSQPVAAGSAAECESTCLNNCNCTAYAYVSSCSIWNGELLNMQQLSQNSGTGKSIYVRLAASDIPKSKSKKGIPIGVSVGSAAAVVIVLGLIFVVYRRRRRHIVGSGKTVDGSLVACGYKDLQHATKNFSEKLGGGGFGSVFKGKLSDSSVIAVKRLDSISQGEKQFRSEVSTIGTIQHVNLVRLRGFCSEGNKKLLVYDYMENGSLDSHLFTEQQSDVMDWKTRYQVALGTARGLTYLHEKCRDCIIHCDIKPENILLDAQLCPKVADFGLAKLVGRDFSRVLTTMRGTRGYLAPEWITGVAITAKADVYSYGMMLLEIVSGRRNSENSQDGKVKFFPSWAARVVVEEGDILSLLDYRLERNADAEEVARICKVAYWCIQDDELQRLSMGQVVQILEGVLEVNLPPLPRSLQVYADNDEHIVFFTESSSSQTSSQARSKTSSATSPSKCTAESTNSGC; encoded by the coding sequence ATGGACATAAAAAACAATTCTTTTCTCTTCATTTCTTTGTTATACCTATGTTTCTCTCTAAAAACCCATCTCTCCTATGGAGCTGATACCATCTCTGCAAATAAATCTCTCTCTGGAGACCAAACAATTACCTCTTCAGGTCTGAAATTTAAGTTGGGTTTCTTCAAACCGGGTAATTCTTCCAACTACTACATAGGCATCTGGTACAATAGAATTACACAAACTGTAGTTTGGGTTGCAAACAGGGAAATACCTGTTTCTGATAATACCACTGCAGAGTTAAAAATCTTAGATGGTAATTTAGTACTTGTTAATGAGTCTAAAACTCCAATTTGGTCCACAAATATCAGTTCCAGCAAGTCAAATTCTGTGGTAGCAGTTCTCTGGGATGATGGTAATTTAGTCTTGACTGATAGGACTAATTCAGGACCACCACTTTGGCAAAGTTTTGATAACCCTGGCAATACTTGGTTGCCTGGTTCTAAACTTTCTTACAACACTGTTACCAAAACAAAACAGCTTCTTACTTCATGGAAGAGTTTGGATGATCCTACACCTGGCCTGTATTCACTTGAGCTGGACCCAATTGAGAAGCGGTAtattataaggtggaatagaactGAGCAATATTATGACACTGGATCATGGAATGGCCTTATTTTCAGCGGGGTGCCTGAGATGAGATACAACTATCTTTACAATTTTAGCTATCAGGTCGAGAAGAATGAAAGCTATTTTACATATTCACTTTATAATGCTTCTGTCATATCAAGATTCATTATGGATGTCTCTGGACAGATTAAGCAACTCTCATGGTTGGATAATTCAAATCAGTGGAATCTGTTCTGGACTCAACCAAGATCACAATGTCAAGTTTATGCCTTTTGCGGGCCATTTGCTACCTGTCAGGAAAGCTTGCCCTTTTGTAATTGTTTGGATGGTTTCAAGCATAGTTCAGAGACTGATTGGAATCTAAATGATTTTTCTGGAGGATGTAAAAGGAAAACGAAGTTGCAATGTGGCAACGCTAACGGGAAGAAAGATGGATTTTGGATGTATCCCGGGATGAAAGTACCTAAAAATTCTCAACCTGTTGCTGCTGGGAGTGCTGCAGAATGTGAATCTACCTGTTTGAATAATTGCAATTGCACTGCTTATGCTTATGTCAGTTCGTGCTCGATTTGGAATGGTGAACTCTTGAATATGCAGCAACTCTCACAAAATAGTGGTACAGGCAAATCGATCTATGTTAGGTTAGCTGCATCTGACATCCCAAAATCCAAGAGTAAGAAAGGAATTCCAATTGGTGTTTCTGTGGGGTCTGCTGCTGCCGTAGTGATTGTTTTGGGCCTTATTTTTGTTGTATACCGGAGAAGGCGTAGGCATATTGTTGGAAGTGGGAAAACCGTGGACGGTTCATTGGTTGCGTGTGGTTACAAAGACTTGCAACACGCGACTAAAAACTTCTCGGAAAAGTTGGGTGGTGGAGGCTTTGGTTCTGTTTTCAAAGGGAAACTATCTGATTCATCTGTTATTGCTGTTAAGAGGCTCGATAGCATCAGCCAGGGAGAGAAGCAATTTCGATCAGAGGTCAGTACAATCGGGACAATCCAACATGTTAATCTTGTACGCCTTCGTGGATTTTGCTCTGAAGGTAACAAGAAACTGCTGGTTTATGATTACATGGAAAATGGATCGTTGGATTCACATCTTTTTACCGAACAGCAGTCAGATGTTATGGATTGGAAAACGAGGTACCAGGTGGCGCTGGGGACAGCTAGAGGATTGACTTATCTCCATGAAAAGTGCAGGGATTGCATTATACATTGTGACATAAAGCCTGAAAACATCCTCCTTGATGCACAATTATGCCCCAAAGTAGCAGATTTTGGCCTGGCAAAGCTTGTTGGGCGCGACTTTAGCAGAGTTCTTACAACTATGAGAGGAACAAGAGGTTATCTTGCACCGGAATGGATAACAGGGGTGGCCATTACAGCCAAAGCTGATGTTTATAGCTACGGGATGATGCTTTTGGAAATTGTATCAGGGAGGCGAAATTCGGAGAATTCTCAAGATGGGAAAGTGAAATTCTTCCCTAGTTGGGCTGCACGTGTAGTAGTTGAGGAAGGCGATATCCTTAGCTTATTGGACTATAGGCTGGAAAGAAATGCTGATGCTGAGGAGGTGGCAAGAATATGTAAAGTAGCGTATTGGTGCATCCAAGATGATGAATTACAAAGACTCTCAATGGGTCAGGTTGTTCAGATTCTTGAAGGAGTTTTAGAGGTGAATTTGCCTCCTCTCCCGCGTTCTCTTCAAGTTTATGCAGACAACGACGAGCACATAGTTTTCTTCACTGAGTCATCATCGAGCCAGACTAGTTCACAAGCTCGGAGCAAGACTTCAAGTGCAACATCTCCATCCAAATGCACCGCAGAGTCTACGAATTCCGGGTGTTGA
- the LOC132617737 gene encoding uncharacterized protein LOC132617737 isoform X1 yields the protein MESGMVSVDRWCGGSQVYFLTHLHADHVRGLTPKWTRGPLYCSRITAKLFPIKFPGFDLSLIRIVEIGHWHSVSLLSSSSGSSTTVYFMAIDAHHCPGAVMYLFRGEFGCTLYTGDFRWESTSERAQTGKTMLLKAMEDVKLDMLFLDNTYCNPTYCFPSREVAAKQILSIISSHPNHDIIIAVDTLGKENLLLYISRVLKTKIWVWPERLQIMHLIGFHDIFTTKTSVTRIRAVPRYSFNIETLEGLNTMRPTIGIMPSGLPWAPKAFRGKEKLSLESPPLLLHNRWHTNITTPNGDPLTAGRCDQYIYTVAYSDHSCFPELQKFVEFLKPINIKGIVSSTASYVDPLYHFGSLCRIQQASELSCQRLKSKRYEKIGVTDTKSPFGCTSTMQLGRKRRKRQISGAGIHVSRVRLLRRERKGVKIVDTDPD from the exons ATGGAGAGTGGAATGGTATCAGTGGATCGTTGGTGTGGTGGAAGCCAAGTTTACTTTCTAACTCACCTTCACGCGGACCATGTACGTGGACTCACTCCTAAATGGACACGTGGACCCCTTTACTGCTCCCGCATCACTGCTAAGCTTTTTCCCATCAAATTCCCTGGATTTGACCTTTCTCTAATTCGCATTGTTGAAATTGGTCACTGGCACTCTGTTTCtctactttcttcttcatctGGTTCTTCTACAACTGTCTATTTCATGGCCATTGATGCTCATCATTGCCCTG GAGCAGTAATGTATCTGTTTCGTGGTGAATTTGGCTGCACACTGTATACTGGGGATTTTCGTTGGGAGAGCACAAGTGAGAGAGCACAAACTGGAAAGACCATGCTGCTTAAAGCTATGGAGGATGTAAAGCTTGACATGCTTTTCTTGGATAATACTTACTGTAACCCTACCTACTGTTTTCCTTCACGTGAAGTTGCTGCAAAACAG ATTTTAAGCATCATATCCTCTCATCCTAATCATGATATTATCATTGCTGTTGATACACTTGGGAAAGAAAATCTTCTGCTGTACATATCACGTGTCCTGAAAACAAAG ATTTGGGTGTGGCCAGAACGCTTACAAATTATGCATCTTATTGGGTTCCATGACATCTTTACGACAAAAACTTCAGTGACAAGGATTCGTGCTGTTCCTCGTTACAGTTTTAACATTGAGACTCTGGAGGGACTGAATACAATGCGTCCGACCATAGGGATCATGCCATCTGGTCTCCCTTGGGCGCCAAAAGCTTTCAGAGGAAAGGAAAAACTTTCCTTGGAATCTCCTCCTTTGCTCCTTCATAACAGGTGGCACACAAATATTACTACACCAAATGGAGATCCGTTAACTGCAGGGAGATGTGATCAGTACATATATACAGTTGCTTATTCTGATCACTCTTGCTTTCCGGAGTTACAAAAATTTGTTGAGTTTCTCAAGCCAATTAATATCAAAGGCATTGTATCTTCAACTGCTTCTTATGTTGACCCCCTTTACCACTTTGGAAGCCTTTGTCGAATCCAACAAGCATCAGAGCTCTCATGCCAGAGGCTCAAAAGTAAAAGATACGAAAAAATTGGAGTCACTGACACAAAGTCTCCCTTTGGATGCACCAGTACAATGCAATTAGGGAGGAAAAGGAGAAAAAGACAAATTTCTGGTGCAGGTATTCATGTTAGTAGGGTGAGGTTGTTGAGAAGAGAGAGAAAAGGAGTAAAGATTGTTGACACAGATCCTGATTAA
- the LOC132617737 gene encoding uncharacterized protein LOC132617737 isoform X2 gives MESGMVSVDRWCGGSQVYFLTHLHADHVRGLTPKWTRGPLYCSRITAKLFPIKFPGFDLSLIRIVEIGHWHSVSLLSSSSGSSTTVYFMAIDAHHCPGAVMYLFRGEFGCTLYTGDFRWESTSERAQTGKTMLLKAMEDVKLDMLFLDNTYCNPTYCFPSREVAAKQIWVWPERLQIMHLIGFHDIFTTKTSVTRIRAVPRYSFNIETLEGLNTMRPTIGIMPSGLPWAPKAFRGKEKLSLESPPLLLHNRWHTNITTPNGDPLTAGRCDQYIYTVAYSDHSCFPELQKFVEFLKPINIKGIVSSTASYVDPLYHFGSLCRIQQASELSCQRLKSKRYEKIGVTDTKSPFGCTSTMQLGRKRRKRQISGAGIHVSRVRLLRRERKGVKIVDTDPD, from the exons ATGGAGAGTGGAATGGTATCAGTGGATCGTTGGTGTGGTGGAAGCCAAGTTTACTTTCTAACTCACCTTCACGCGGACCATGTACGTGGACTCACTCCTAAATGGACACGTGGACCCCTTTACTGCTCCCGCATCACTGCTAAGCTTTTTCCCATCAAATTCCCTGGATTTGACCTTTCTCTAATTCGCATTGTTGAAATTGGTCACTGGCACTCTGTTTCtctactttcttcttcatctGGTTCTTCTACAACTGTCTATTTCATGGCCATTGATGCTCATCATTGCCCTG GAGCAGTAATGTATCTGTTTCGTGGTGAATTTGGCTGCACACTGTATACTGGGGATTTTCGTTGGGAGAGCACAAGTGAGAGAGCACAAACTGGAAAGACCATGCTGCTTAAAGCTATGGAGGATGTAAAGCTTGACATGCTTTTCTTGGATAATACTTACTGTAACCCTACCTACTGTTTTCCTTCACGTGAAGTTGCTGCAAAACAG ATTTGGGTGTGGCCAGAACGCTTACAAATTATGCATCTTATTGGGTTCCATGACATCTTTACGACAAAAACTTCAGTGACAAGGATTCGTGCTGTTCCTCGTTACAGTTTTAACATTGAGACTCTGGAGGGACTGAATACAATGCGTCCGACCATAGGGATCATGCCATCTGGTCTCCCTTGGGCGCCAAAAGCTTTCAGAGGAAAGGAAAAACTTTCCTTGGAATCTCCTCCTTTGCTCCTTCATAACAGGTGGCACACAAATATTACTACACCAAATGGAGATCCGTTAACTGCAGGGAGATGTGATCAGTACATATATACAGTTGCTTATTCTGATCACTCTTGCTTTCCGGAGTTACAAAAATTTGTTGAGTTTCTCAAGCCAATTAATATCAAAGGCATTGTATCTTCAACTGCTTCTTATGTTGACCCCCTTTACCACTTTGGAAGCCTTTGTCGAATCCAACAAGCATCAGAGCTCTCATGCCAGAGGCTCAAAAGTAAAAGATACGAAAAAATTGGAGTCACTGACACAAAGTCTCCCTTTGGATGCACCAGTACAATGCAATTAGGGAGGAAAAGGAGAAAAAGACAAATTTCTGGTGCAGGTATTCATGTTAGTAGGGTGAGGTTGTTGAGAAGAGAGAGAAAAGGAGTAAAGATTGTTGACACAGATCCTGATTAA